One part of the Corynebacterium sp. CNCTC7651 genome encodes these proteins:
- the feoB gene encoding ferrous iron transport protein B: MSTPITPGTGQLSAEAADAVEQLAVIAPAGACSHCGPAADEVAVGSPTIALVGAPNAGKSTLFNALTGARATMGNYPGTTVEVSRGVWRAAPVGAVPAGAAPRSFNVIDFPGAYSLDPVSPDEALTRDLLLDNPARLGKDRPDLVMVAVDTSNISRGLYLAAQVAEHPYRMVIVLTKGDVARRQGLEVDADVLAAKLGIPVVEIDPRRRDVATLAETVHAELRTPVRTVRPMDLSEFAHLEGNDLEFAAADARFEWIDEAVAAATLRDEHQASTTEKIDRFVLHPVLGPIIFLAAMFLVFQITTTVAAPLQGWLESFFTGPLSAWATAGLAAVGLDYPFVHGLVVDGLINGVGMVLTFVPLMALMFLCLAVLEDSGYMARAAVVADRLMRAIGLPGKAFIPLIVGFGCNVPAISATRVLSSPAQRRMTALLVPFTSCSARLTVYVMLAHTFFPDHAGLVVFVMYLVSIGLVVLSGLLLKNLVWRTMGADPLVIDLPVYQWPTARLAASVTWTRLKGFLQTAGGIIVAAVVAIWFLLSTPAVAGHSWGDEELAPQDSVYGVVSDTIAPVFEPAGFGSWSLTGPLITGFLAKEALISTWAQTYAVEDPLEDTPEAQGSSDLATAVRADFDQASGGHGIAAVWAYMIFLMAYTPCVATLAAQRREIGWKWTMIGLVGQLALAWALAVGAFQLLKVFF, encoded by the coding sequence ATGAGCACCCCCATCACCCCCGGAACCGGCCAGCTCTCCGCCGAGGCGGCGGACGCGGTTGAGCAGCTCGCGGTAATCGCACCTGCGGGCGCATGTTCCCACTGCGGCCCGGCGGCGGATGAGGTTGCCGTCGGCTCTCCGACGATTGCGCTGGTGGGTGCGCCGAACGCCGGCAAGTCCACCCTGTTCAACGCATTGACGGGGGCGCGCGCCACGATGGGCAACTACCCCGGCACCACCGTCGAGGTGTCCCGCGGCGTGTGGCGGGCAGCGCCGGTTGGGGCAGTGCCGGCTGGGGCAGCGCCGCGCAGCTTCAACGTCATCGACTTCCCGGGCGCGTACTCGCTGGACCCGGTGAGCCCGGACGAGGCGCTGACCCGCGACCTGCTGCTGGACAACCCCGCCCGCCTGGGCAAGGACCGCCCCGACCTGGTGATGGTGGCGGTGGATACCTCCAACATTTCCCGCGGGCTCTATCTCGCCGCGCAGGTTGCGGAGCACCCGTACCGCATGGTTATCGTGCTGACCAAGGGGGACGTGGCCCGGCGCCAGGGCCTAGAGGTGGACGCGGATGTCCTGGCCGCGAAGCTTGGCATTCCGGTGGTGGAGATTGATCCGCGCCGCCGCGACGTCGCCACGCTTGCCGAGACCGTGCACGCGGAGCTGCGCACCCCGGTGCGCACCGTCAGGCCGATGGACCTCTCCGAGTTCGCGCACCTCGAGGGCAACGACCTCGAGTTCGCCGCCGCCGACGCCCGCTTCGAGTGGATCGACGAGGCCGTTGCCGCCGCCACGCTTCGCGACGAACACCAGGCATCCACCACCGAGAAAATCGACCGCTTCGTGCTCCACCCGGTGCTGGGGCCGATCATCTTCCTCGCGGCGATGTTCTTGGTGTTCCAAATCACCACCACGGTGGCCGCGCCGCTGCAGGGCTGGCTGGAGAGCTTTTTCACTGGCCCGCTGTCTGCCTGGGCGACGGCTGGACTGGCGGCGGTCGGTCTGGATTACCCGTTCGTGCACGGACTGGTTGTCGATGGACTGATCAACGGCGTCGGCATGGTGCTCACCTTCGTGCCGCTCATGGCGCTGATGTTCCTGTGCTTGGCGGTGCTGGAGGATTCCGGCTACATGGCCCGCGCCGCCGTGGTGGCGGACCGGCTGATGCGCGCCATCGGCCTGCCGGGCAAGGCGTTCATCCCGCTGATTGTGGGCTTCGGCTGCAACGTGCCGGCGATCTCCGCCACGCGGGTGCTCAGCTCCCCGGCGCAGCGCCGCATGACGGCGCTGCTCGTGCCGTTCACCTCCTGTTCCGCGCGCCTGACGGTGTACGTGATGCTGGCGCACACGTTCTTCCCGGATCACGCCGGCTTGGTTGTGTTCGTGATGTACCTGGTCTCCATCGGTCTCGTGGTGCTCTCCGGCCTGCTGCTGAAGAACCTGGTGTGGCGCACGATGGGTGCGGACCCGCTGGTCATCGACCTGCCTGTGTACCAGTGGCCCACCGCGCGACTCGCGGCCTCGGTGACGTGGACGCGCCTGAAGGGTTTCCTGCAGACGGCGGGCGGCATCATCGTCGCCGCCGTTGTTGCCATCTGGTTCCTGCTGTCCACCCCCGCCGTCGCGGGCCACAGCTGGGGCGACGAGGAACTCGCCCCGCAGGACTCGGTCTACGGCGTGGTCTCCGACACCATCGCCCCCGTCTTCGAACCCGCCGGCTTCGGCTCCTGGTCCCTCACCGGCCCGCTGATCACCGGCTTCTTGGCCAAGGAAGCCCTGATCTCAACCTGGGCGCAGACCTACGCCGTCGAGGACCCGCTAGAAGACACCCCGGAGGCCCAGGGCTCCTCCGACCTGGCAACCGCGGTGCGCGCGGACTTCGACCAGGCCTCCGGCGGCCACGGCATCGCCGCGGTGTGGGCGTACATGATCTTCTTGATGGCGTACACTCCGTGCGTCGCAACGCTTGCTGCCCAGCGCAGGGAGATCGGCTGGAAGTGGACCATGATCGGCCTCGTGGGGCAGCTCGCGCTGGCGTGGGCCCTGGCAGTCGGCGCGTTCCAGCTGCTGAAGGTGTTCTTCTAA
- a CDS encoding polyprenyl synthetase family protein, with amino-acid sequence MTNGPKPSPRNGFTLDLGDAGLTQRVTDGMAAVETLLRERLNYGEDFITEKVNHLAFAGGKRFRPVMALLCSEFGPNPGAENVIKGAVLTEMVHLATLYHDDVMDEADRRRGVASANARWNNSVAILAGDILLAHTSRLMSEIDTGTVAYFADTFQTLVTGQMRETEGARGADEVQHYLKVVEEKTGVLIAGASYLGAKLSGADAATVASCERMGAAVGVVFQIVDDIIDIFSDPAESGKTPGTDLREGVFTLPVLYALEEDSPAGEELRRMLTGPLTEDADVERALALLRESNGRERALETVREYLAAAERELDLLEDGPANHALRSLVELTVSRVG; translated from the coding sequence ATGACAAACGGCCCCAAACCGTCACCGCGCAACGGGTTCACCCTCGACCTTGGTGATGCAGGGTTGACGCAGCGCGTCACCGACGGGATGGCTGCGGTGGAGACGCTGTTGCGCGAGCGGCTGAACTACGGCGAGGATTTCATCACCGAGAAGGTGAACCATCTGGCTTTTGCCGGCGGGAAGCGCTTCCGCCCGGTGATGGCGCTGCTGTGCAGCGAGTTCGGCCCGAACCCGGGGGCGGAGAACGTGATCAAGGGCGCCGTGCTCACGGAGATGGTGCACCTAGCCACGCTCTATCACGACGATGTGATGGATGAGGCGGACCGCCGCCGCGGCGTGGCCTCCGCGAACGCGCGCTGGAACAACTCGGTGGCCATCCTGGCCGGCGACATCCTCCTGGCGCACACCTCCCGCCTCATGTCCGAGATTGACACGGGGACGGTGGCGTACTTCGCCGACACGTTCCAGACGCTAGTCACCGGCCAGATGCGCGAGACTGAGGGCGCGCGCGGGGCTGACGAGGTGCAGCACTACCTCAAGGTGGTGGAGGAAAAGACGGGCGTGCTTATCGCCGGTGCCTCCTACCTTGGGGCGAAGCTCTCCGGAGCGGACGCGGCGACGGTAGCCAGCTGCGAACGCATGGGCGCCGCGGTGGGCGTGGTCTTCCAGATTGTGGACGACATCATCGACATCTTCTCCGACCCCGCAGAGTCCGGCAAGACCCCGGGCACGGACCTGCGCGAGGGCGTGTTCACCCTCCCGGTGCTCTACGCGCTTGAGGAGGATTCGCCGGCCGGCGAGGAGCTTCGCCGCATGCTCACCGGCCCGCTGACCGAAGACGCGGACGTGGAGCGCGCCCTTGCCCTCCTGCGCGAGTCCAACGGGCGCGAGCGGGCGCTGGAGACCGTGCGCGAGTACCTCGCCGCCGCTGAGCGGGAGCTTGATTTGCTTGAGGACGGTCCCGCGAACCACGCCCTGCGTTCCCTCGTCGAGCTCACCGTCAGCCGCGTGGGCTAG
- a CDS encoding geranylgeranyl reductase family protein, whose translation MRPVNSQAFDCIVVGAGPSGSTAAIAAQRAGLSTLLIDAQSPNRDKTCGDGLTPRAVHTLHRLGLTHILPAYRNHGLKLHGFGGDVTAAWPDGCYGTEGSASPRATFDAALVDEARRAGAEVWQNCAATGVDFSGGLISAVDTQKGPVRARWVIVADGVRSPFGKLLGREWHRGEVYGIAARSYCESPFAEEPWMHSHVELRDGAGEVQPGYGWIFPLGDGTVNLGCGALSTDARPAKVNTKKLLATYAEQQRANWQLGPERSVMSALLPMGGAVSGVGGPNWALIGDAAACVNPLNGEGIDYGMETALMAVELLAEGKDLTLTWPLALREAYGDAFALARTAARLLTYPQFLPAAGPVAMRGVGGRYLMPAAARLMGNLITEGDRDLIARAWRAAGRLAPRSAPLWG comes from the coding sequence ATGAGGCCCGTGAATTCACAGGCGTTCGATTGCATCGTTGTGGGCGCAGGCCCGTCCGGCTCAACCGCCGCCATCGCGGCGCAGCGCGCGGGCTTGAGCACCCTGCTTATCGACGCCCAGTCCCCCAACCGCGACAAGACCTGCGGCGACGGCCTCACACCACGCGCCGTGCACACGCTGCACCGATTGGGTCTGACCCACATCCTGCCCGCCTACCGCAACCACGGCCTGAAGCTGCACGGGTTCGGGGGCGACGTCACCGCCGCGTGGCCCGACGGGTGCTACGGCACGGAGGGTTCCGCCAGCCCCCGCGCTACGTTCGATGCCGCGCTTGTCGACGAAGCCCGCCGCGCCGGCGCCGAAGTCTGGCAGAACTGCGCGGCGACGGGTGTGGATTTCAGCGGGGGGTTGATTTCTGCCGTCGATACGCAAAAGGGGCCTGTGCGGGCGCGGTGGGTGATCGTGGCGGACGGGGTGCGCTCCCCCTTCGGGAAGCTCCTGGGCCGCGAGTGGCACCGCGGCGAGGTGTACGGGATCGCCGCGCGCAGTTACTGCGAGTCGCCCTTCGCGGAGGAGCCGTGGATGCACTCGCACGTGGAGCTGCGCGACGGCGCGGGCGAGGTGCAGCCCGGGTACGGCTGGATCTTCCCGCTCGGCGACGGCACAGTGAACCTGGGCTGCGGCGCGCTGTCCACCGACGCCCGGCCGGCGAAAGTGAACACCAAGAAGCTGCTGGCCACCTACGCGGAGCAGCAGCGCGCTAACTGGCAGCTGGGGCCCGAGCGCTCGGTGATGTCCGCGCTGCTGCCGATGGGCGGCGCGGTGTCCGGCGTTGGGGGGCCGAACTGGGCGCTGATCGGGGACGCCGCCGCGTGCGTGAACCCGCTCAACGGCGAGGGCATCGACTACGGCATGGAGACCGCGCTGATGGCCGTGGAGCTGCTCGCGGAGGGCAAGGACCTGACGCTGACCTGGCCGCTCGCGCTGCGCGAGGCATACGGCGACGCGTTCGCCCTGGCCCGCACCGCCGCGCGCCTGCTCACCTACCCGCAGTTCCTCCCCGCGGCTGGGCCCGTGGCCATGCGCGGGGTGGGCGGGCGCTACCTCATGCCCGCCGCCGCGCGCCTGATGGGCAATCTGATCACGGAAGGAGACCGCGACCTCATCGCCCGCGCTTGGCGTGCGGCAGGCAGGCTCGCGCCGCGTTCCGCCCCGCTCTGGGGCTAG
- a CDS encoding demethylmenaquinone methyltransferase → MAKADLEKKPFDVAGMFDDVGAKYDITNTVLSFGLDKTWRRRTRKHLDLKPGERVLDLAAGTAVSTVELAKSGAWVVACDFSQGMLAAGAHRDVPKVAGDAMHLPFADETFDAVTISYGLRNIHDFEAGLREMARVTKPGGRLAVNEFSTPVIPGFRKLYKEYLPIALPRVAKVFSSNPEAYEYLAESIRAWPDQEQLANAINRNGWEDAGWLDLTGGVVAIHGAVKPS, encoded by the coding sequence ATGGCCAAGGCAGACCTAGAGAAGAAGCCCTTCGACGTTGCGGGGATGTTCGACGACGTGGGGGCGAAGTACGACATCACCAACACCGTCCTGTCCTTCGGCCTGGATAAGACGTGGCGCCGCCGCACCCGGAAGCACCTGGACCTGAAACCGGGCGAGCGCGTGCTGGACCTCGCTGCCGGCACCGCAGTGTCCACCGTGGAGCTGGCGAAGTCCGGCGCGTGGGTGGTGGCGTGCGACTTCTCGCAGGGCATGCTGGCCGCCGGCGCGCACCGCGACGTGCCCAAGGTGGCCGGCGACGCAATGCACCTGCCGTTCGCGGATGAGACCTTCGACGCCGTCACCATCTCCTACGGCCTGCGCAACATCCACGACTTCGAAGCCGGCCTGCGCGAGATGGCCCGAGTGACCAAGCCCGGCGGGCGCCTGGCGGTCAACGAATTTTCCACCCCCGTCATCCCGGGGTTCCGCAAGCTGTACAAGGAATACCTGCCCATCGCGCTGCCGCGCGTGGCCAAGGTGTTTTCCTCCAACCCGGAGGCCTACGAGTACCTGGCGGAATCAATCCGCGCGTGGCCGGACCAGGAGCAGCTGGCAAACGCGATCAACCGCAACGGCTGGGAAGATGCCGGCTGGCTCGACCTCACGGGTGGGGTTGTGGCGATTCATGGCGCGGTAAAGCCGTCGTAA